In Paraburkholderia sp. BL10I2N1, a single genomic region encodes these proteins:
- a CDS encoding paraquat-inducible protein A: MKTYSHLIVCNECDTVYRRPSLTPGETARCNECRATLDRASHFNVDHWLALTVAAAIVYVIANVCPVIRIGLRSQHNEATIWQSVAALEHGAAAPIAVPAAMSVIGVPFLQIALLGWVLAYARSGRRAPGFAAAMRLLVALRPWSMVEVALFGILVSVVKLSGFMEVTPGAGAWAMAALMTLITLVTHRDIEQLWDLTEGGARA; the protein is encoded by the coding sequence ATGAAAACCTATTCTCACCTGATCGTTTGCAACGAATGCGATACGGTCTACCGCCGTCCCTCCCTGACACCGGGCGAGACGGCGCGCTGCAACGAATGTCGCGCGACGTTAGATCGCGCAAGCCATTTTAACGTCGATCACTGGCTGGCCCTTACGGTAGCCGCGGCCATCGTCTACGTGATCGCCAATGTTTGTCCGGTGATTCGAATCGGGCTGCGCAGCCAGCATAACGAAGCGACGATCTGGCAGTCCGTGGCGGCGCTGGAGCACGGTGCGGCAGCGCCCATCGCAGTACCGGCCGCGATGTCGGTGATCGGGGTGCCGTTTTTGCAGATCGCGCTGCTTGGATGGGTGCTGGCCTACGCGCGTTCCGGCCGCCGCGCCCCGGGGTTCGCCGCGGCGATGAGGCTGCTCGTCGCGTTACGGCCGTGGAGCATGGTCGAGGTTGCGTTGTTTGGCATTCTCGTATCCGTCGTCAAGCTCTCGGGCTTTATGGAGGTCACGCCAGGTGCCGGCGCATGGGCCATGGCGGCGCTGATGACGTTGATCACGCTGGTCACTCATCGCGACATCGAGCAGCTGTGGGATCTGACAGAAGGCGGTGCGCGAGCATGA
- a CDS encoding paraquat-inducible protein A, producing MLGCHACGLVCEAPADGNEAARCPRCCAWLHRRRPNSIERAFAFLLAGIIFYLPANAMPVMYTTTLGRGSDSTILQGVFAFWTSGSYGIALVIFIASVAVPCAKFLILGLLLLTARQGSHWARHERARLYRMVELIGYWSMLDVLVVAIVAALVKFQALADVEPRPGILFFGGMVILTMLSAMQFDPRLTWDGTKT from the coding sequence GTGCTCGGTTGCCATGCATGTGGCCTGGTCTGCGAAGCACCGGCCGATGGCAACGAAGCAGCACGGTGTCCGCGCTGCTGCGCCTGGCTGCATCGCCGGCGACCCAACAGCATCGAGCGTGCCTTCGCGTTCCTGCTGGCGGGAATCATTTTCTACCTCCCCGCCAACGCCATGCCGGTGATGTACACAACCACGCTGGGCCGTGGTAGCGACAGCACCATACTGCAAGGCGTCTTCGCGTTCTGGACGTCCGGCTCCTATGGGATCGCACTGGTGATCTTCATCGCCAGCGTGGCCGTGCCCTGCGCGAAGTTCCTGATCCTCGGCCTGCTGCTCCTCACTGCCCGGCAAGGCAGCCACTGGGCACGCCACGAGCGCGCCAGGCTTTATCGCATGGTCGAGCTGATCGGCTACTGGTCGATGCTCGACGTGCTCGTGGTGGCGATCGTCGCCGCGCTGGTCAAGTTTCAGGCGCTGGCCGACGTCGAGCCGCGCCCAGGCATTCTCTTTTTTGGCGGCATGGTGATCCTGACCATGCTTTCAGCCATGCAATTCGATCCCCGTTTGACCTGGGACGGTACGAAAACATGA
- a CDS encoding MlaD family protein — translation MSDIREQKPEPGLPVVIRRRRRVSLVWLVPMVATLIGFSLLLHTWLSTGPTISISFQTATGLDAGKTPVKYKDVTVGTVTSISLNEDGSHVIAAVSLNKSAESLVRADTRFWVVRPRIGLGGVSGIDTLLSGAYIGVDKGTSQQSGRIFTGLETPPTVINSMPGKSFMIHADDLGSLDIGSPVYFRRIQVGRVASYRLGADGRGVDLHVFVNSPYDRFVTTGTRFWNASGVDVSLGADGLKLNTQSMATVMAGGIAFATPPDGRQDPAPATPPFELAKDEQTAMAPPDGAGQTIQLRFEQSLRGLAVGAPVEFSGLNIGQVVSMRLDYDAAKHRFPSVVGIVVYPSRVGSVLEQLPKYGGDSEQQAAQFLAGMVQHGLRAQARSGNLLTGQLYISLEFVPNASAAAFDIHARPLTLPTVSGSFDHMQEQIAGIVTKIDKIPLDSIGRRLDASLAGLQKTLQQVNGEILPAAAQTLQQTNQALGSVQSTFAADAPLQQSLLQSLQDLQRTAGSLRTLADMLGRHPEALLRGMPGDSQPTSNANPASTGN, via the coding sequence ATGAGCGACATCCGTGAGCAAAAGCCCGAGCCGGGCCTCCCCGTGGTAATCCGGCGTCGCCGACGCGTTTCCCTCGTCTGGCTGGTGCCGATGGTCGCAACGCTGATCGGCTTTTCGCTACTGCTCCATACGTGGCTGTCGACGGGGCCGACGATCTCCATCTCCTTCCAGACCGCGACCGGGCTGGACGCCGGCAAGACGCCGGTGAAATACAAAGACGTGACGGTGGGGACAGTGACCTCCATCTCCTTGAACGAGGACGGCTCGCACGTGATCGCAGCCGTCTCGCTGAACAAGAGCGCTGAAAGCTTGGTACGCGCCGATACGCGCTTCTGGGTGGTACGCCCTCGCATCGGACTCGGCGGCGTATCAGGCATCGATACGCTGCTGTCTGGTGCCTACATTGGCGTGGACAAGGGTACCTCACAGCAGTCCGGCCGGATTTTCACGGGGCTCGAGACCCCACCGACGGTCATTAACAGTATGCCCGGCAAAAGCTTCATGATCCATGCCGACGACCTCGGCTCCCTCGATATTGGCTCCCCGGTCTATTTTCGCCGTATCCAGGTAGGCCGCGTCGCGTCCTACCGGCTGGGAGCCGATGGTCGCGGTGTCGACCTCCACGTTTTCGTCAATTCGCCCTACGACCGCTTCGTCACAACAGGCACGCGCTTCTGGAACGCGAGCGGTGTCGACGTCTCGCTAGGCGCCGACGGCCTGAAGCTCAACACTCAGTCGATGGCTACCGTCATGGCGGGCGGCATCGCCTTTGCCACACCGCCCGACGGCAGGCAGGATCCCGCTCCGGCCACGCCCCCCTTCGAGCTGGCCAAGGACGAACAGACCGCGATGGCGCCGCCAGACGGTGCGGGCCAGACCATACAGTTGCGCTTCGAACAATCCCTGCGTGGTCTCGCAGTGGGGGCGCCCGTGGAATTCTCGGGACTGAACATCGGTCAGGTGGTGTCGATGCGGCTCGATTACGACGCCGCCAAACATCGTTTCCCTTCGGTCGTCGGCATCGTCGTGTATCCGAGCCGCGTGGGGAGCGTGCTCGAGCAACTGCCGAAGTACGGCGGCGATTCCGAGCAGCAGGCGGCCCAGTTTCTCGCCGGCATGGTCCAACACGGCTTGCGCGCCCAGGCCCGCTCCGGAAACCTGCTCACCGGCCAGCTCTATATCTCACTTGAATTTGTGCCCAACGCGTCAGCGGCCGCCTTTGACATTCACGCTCGCCCATTGACGCTTCCCACCGTAAGCGGAAGCTTCGACCACATGCAGGAACAAATCGCCGGCATCGTCACCAAGATCGACAAGATTCCGCTGGATTCCATCGGCCGCCGCCTCGACGCTTCACTGGCAGGGTTGCAGAAGACGCTACAACAGGTCAACGGAGAGATTCTGCCAGCCGCAGCGCAGACCTTGCAGCAAACGAATCAGGCGCTTGGATCGGTGCAAAGCACGTTCGCTGCCGACGCGCCATTGCAGCAGAGCCTTCTACAGTCATTGCAGGATCTGCAGCGTACCGCCGGTTCACTGCGCACTCTCGCCGACATGCTCGGCCGTCATCCCGAAGCGCTACTGCGCGGAATGCCGGGCGATTCGCAACCCACCTCGAACGCCAATCCGGCGTCAACGGGAAACTGA
- a CDS encoding PqiC family protein — translation MNALFRLGSVALLLGLAACASEPVHYHTLLAPSAGTSPQQPVDFLIDVLSVGIPSNLDQAQLVVRQGTNGVTVLDGERWASPLGDEVHGALSAELTQRLGTQNIAGLPQPSGKPVMRIKVQIRRFDAWPGQRVQLDANWSLGLAGDAANSRLVCSGHFDEPADVSYSGMVTAQQRAIAVLAARIDADARRWERSRNPGCALESSV, via the coding sequence ATGAATGCTCTCTTCCGCCTGGGCTCGGTTGCACTGCTGCTCGGTCTCGCTGCCTGCGCTTCCGAGCCGGTCCACTACCACACGCTACTTGCGCCGTCGGCTGGTACGTCACCGCAGCAGCCTGTCGACTTTCTGATCGATGTCCTGTCAGTGGGCATTCCGTCCAACCTCGATCAGGCGCAACTGGTCGTGCGGCAAGGCACGAACGGCGTGACGGTGCTTGACGGCGAACGCTGGGCAAGTCCACTCGGTGACGAGGTGCATGGTGCGCTATCTGCCGAACTCACTCAGCGGCTCGGAACACAGAACATAGCGGGCCTTCCCCAACCTTCCGGCAAGCCCGTTATGAGGATCAAGGTCCAGATTCGCCGGTTCGATGCGTGGCCCGGACAGCGAGTACAGCTGGACGCCAACTGGAGTCTGGGTTTAGCAGGCGACGCCGCAAACAGCCGCTTAGTGTGCTCGGGTCATTTCGACGAGCCCGCTGACGTCAGCTACTCCGGAATGGTTACAGCGCAACAGCGCGCGATCGCAGTGCTGGCTGCCCGGATCGATGCCGACGCACGACGTTGGGAGCGTTCGCGGAACCCGGGTTGCGCCCTGGAGAGCAGCGTGTAG
- a CDS encoding DUF3617 family protein, whose product MALPRTRSLVWLAIAVQASASAQVPVKPGKWELTGAFQGLPFGGSDERVRTACISESALGSIPEKALMDAAPQPTDDVSKPRPKCEYSNVRRDGAQSSWMLACEGPTMSGSGKATATPEQLTLSESFDLKMPFGSRSIQHTVRARRLGDCS is encoded by the coding sequence ATGGCGTTGCCCAGAACGCGATCACTCGTCTGGCTGGCAATAGCGGTACAGGCGAGCGCATCCGCGCAGGTACCAGTGAAACCCGGGAAGTGGGAACTGACAGGCGCGTTCCAGGGCCTGCCCTTCGGCGGCTCGGACGAGCGCGTTCGAACGGCCTGCATTTCGGAGTCAGCACTTGGCTCGATCCCGGAGAAAGCGCTGATGGATGCTGCGCCCCAGCCGACTGACGATGTGTCGAAGCCGCGCCCCAAGTGCGAGTACTCCAACGTTCGTCGTGATGGTGCGCAGTCTTCATGGATGCTGGCCTGCGAAGGTCCGACGATGTCCGGATCCGGCAAGGCGACGGCTACGCCTGAGCAGTTGACTCTGTCGGAGTCGTTCGACCTGAAAATGCCTTTCGGTTCCCGCTCCATTCAGCACACCGTGCGGGCACGACGTCTGGGAGACTGTTCTTGA
- a CDS encoding response regulator produces the protein MKDVEFIDNVRPYHLFVVEDEVVQRDMLCSYLEKHGLVVTPMATADEMLRRIHRVRPDLIVLDVGSPKMSGLRACRNLRAAGDRIPIILVMARCEEIERVVGLEMGADDCLSTPYPARELLARVQAVLRRSAFTPGAPRESSASIPIGEYVFDVAARSLRQGNNVRVLNTVEYAMLAELATNAGISVSRERLMAVSHSREDTVSLRAVDAAVVRLRKLLEPDPAVPRYIQTVRGHGYVFVPVETRMTR, from the coding sequence ATGAAAGACGTTGAATTTATAGATAACGTGCGTCCCTATCACCTCTTCGTCGTGGAGGACGAGGTCGTGCAAAGGGACATGCTTTGTAGCTACCTGGAGAAACATGGACTCGTTGTCACGCCGATGGCCACCGCAGACGAGATGCTTCGTCGCATTCACCGAGTGCGCCCCGACCTGATCGTGCTCGACGTGGGGTCACCGAAGATGTCGGGACTTCGTGCTTGTCGTAACTTACGGGCAGCGGGCGATCGAATTCCCATCATCTTGGTGATGGCGCGCTGCGAGGAGATTGAACGCGTGGTCGGGCTGGAGATGGGCGCAGACGACTGCTTGAGCACACCCTACCCGGCGCGAGAGCTTCTCGCACGAGTGCAAGCCGTTTTGCGGCGCTCCGCCTTCACTCCCGGAGCGCCACGCGAGTCAAGTGCTTCCATACCGATTGGCGAGTACGTTTTCGACGTTGCGGCGCGAAGTCTGCGCCAGGGCAACAACGTTCGTGTTCTCAATACAGTTGAATACGCGATGCTTGCTGAGCTAGCCACAAATGCGGGTATCTCGGTGTCACGGGAGCGTCTGATGGCTGTGTCCCACTCGCGCGAAGACACGGTCTCTTTGCGGGCCGTGGATGCCGCAGTGGTTCGCTTGCGCAAGCTGCTAGAACCCGATCCAGCCGTGCCGCGGTATATCCAGACCGTGCGCGGACATGGCTATGTTTTCGTGCCTGTGGAGACTAGGATGACCAGATAG
- a CDS encoding LPD7 domain-containing protein yields MYGSWDAADSAERTRLAATAADKFTRAGGPFGGPAQTSEPFGLNLALGGGRLPADFGPRDEIRSLADVQSFDAIRSLPFESSDADEETRTDPFNSRARAATGREADTVRDQFARDFAESRSVGRSRERTEFAEIRATLDAGRLLAALAYSHGLIVGKYSIGKGADGGDRIRAGSRNLNVSDFLTKEMNLPWAEAAQLLCETYRAQVGLSPGHAPRHMPERDLWVEFQQWRAAYRDGLRRAWDEQTRHEEDRRGAIKEAFYRTRSAIADRKDLTATERREQLSGARVARLEAEAALRDRTTTERDAIKDAGRQPITDQYRRFLQERAQGGDERALRELRRMQQLHLRTKGADDERAVNISGPSQGAKRPVGPGHNEIIYRGPSITYEVRASGEVDYRKEGVAFLVDEGRTLRLWDSEREAIEIALRFAQQKFGTTLSLSGPEAFQAAAARVAADTRMRIVFEQPELERIRQVRLAELDAEAQQRRTAQGERDAWERDELRDAIHNTQLTVRNGEPTRNRDAEPPTDPEIPDGDPRTER; encoded by the coding sequence ATGTATGGTTCATGGGACGCTGCGGACAGTGCGGAGCGGACGCGGCTTGCGGCGACAGCCGCGGACAAGTTCACGCGCGCCGGCGGACCGTTTGGCGGCCCGGCACAAACGAGCGAACCATTTGGTCTGAATCTGGCATTGGGCGGTGGCCGGCTGCCAGCGGATTTCGGTCCAAGAGATGAAATCCGCAGCCTGGCCGACGTCCAGTCGTTCGATGCGATCCGATCGCTTCCTTTCGAATCGTCCGACGCCGACGAAGAGACTCGGACAGACCCGTTCAATTCGCGCGCGCGGGCGGCAACCGGCCGGGAAGCGGATACGGTTCGAGACCAGTTCGCGCGTGATTTTGCGGAGTCACGCAGTGTCGGTCGCTCACGGGAGCGGACGGAGTTCGCTGAGATCCGCGCGACACTCGATGCCGGCCGCCTGCTCGCCGCACTGGCGTACTCACACGGGCTGATTGTCGGGAAGTACAGCATCGGCAAAGGTGCGGATGGCGGTGACCGGATCAGGGCGGGCTCGCGCAACCTGAACGTATCCGATTTTCTGACCAAAGAAATGAATCTGCCATGGGCGGAAGCCGCGCAACTGCTCTGCGAGACGTACCGTGCGCAGGTCGGACTGAGCCCTGGCCATGCGCCGCGCCACATGCCCGAACGGGATCTGTGGGTCGAGTTCCAGCAATGGCGCGCAGCGTATCGCGACGGGCTGCGCCGCGCCTGGGATGAACAGACGCGGCACGAGGAGGACCGGCGCGGCGCGATCAAGGAGGCGTTCTATCGTACACGGAGCGCCATCGCGGATCGAAAGGATCTGACTGCCACCGAGCGGCGCGAGCAACTGTCGGGAGCGCGTGTGGCGCGCCTCGAGGCAGAGGCCGCGCTACGCGATCGCACCACCACGGAGCGTGACGCCATCAAAGATGCAGGACGCCAGCCCATCACGGATCAGTACCGACGCTTTCTTCAGGAGCGTGCACAGGGCGGTGATGAGCGGGCACTGCGCGAATTACGACGCATGCAGCAACTCCATCTGAGGACGAAGGGCGCCGACGACGAGCGCGCTGTCAACATCAGTGGGCCATCTCAGGGCGCGAAGCGACCGGTTGGGCCTGGTCACAACGAGATCATCTACCGCGGGCCATCGATTACGTACGAGGTGCGCGCCAGCGGCGAGGTCGACTACCGCAAGGAAGGTGTGGCATTCCTCGTCGATGAAGGCCGCACGCTGCGGTTGTGGGACAGCGAGCGCGAAGCAATCGAGATCGCGCTGCGTTTCGCGCAGCAGAAGTTTGGCACGACGTTGTCGCTGTCCGGTCCCGAAGCATTCCAGGCCGCCGCCGCGCGCGTGGCGGCCGATACGCGCATGCGCATCGTGTTCGAGCAGCCGGAGCTGGAGCGCATCCGTCAGGTCCGGCTTGCCGAGCTCGACGCCGAGGCGCAGCAGCGGCGGACCGCGCAAGGTGAGCGTGACGCGTGGGAGCGAGATGAACTTCGCGACGCCATCCATAATACGCAACTAACCGTCCGCAACGGCGAACCCACTCGAAATCGGGACGCAGAACCGCCCACTGATCCAGAGATACCCGACGGCGACCCGCGTACTGAACGATGA
- a CDS encoding IS630 family transposase: protein MRVAPVVVLSEEQEAELTKLVRSKRTSVRLSQRARIVLLAAQGLQNKDIAEQLGIGRVQVSRWRERYVESGLEGIERDLPRGAPPLKVDVQKLVELTTQSKPMAATHWSTRKMAAELGVSASTVMRHWQANGLKPHIVRGFKVSRDPKFVEKLEDIVGLYMSPPEHALVLCCDEKSQVQALDRTQPGLPLKKGRAQTMTHDYKRHGTTTLFAALNVLDGQVIGQCQQRHTHAEWLKFLRQIDRQTPKGKTLHLIADNYATHKHPAVQEWLARHPRFNMHFTPTSASWLNMVERFFRDISENRLRRGVFTSVPELVTAIGEYVAHHNTDPKPFIWTKTARDILQKVIRANSRLSSKQNGTLH, encoded by the coding sequence TTGCGAGTTGCGCCGGTTGTTGTGTTGAGCGAGGAGCAGGAAGCCGAGTTGACCAAGCTCGTTCGTTCCAAGCGGACGAGCGTGCGTCTGTCGCAGCGCGCACGAATTGTTCTACTGGCCGCACAGGGCCTGCAGAACAAGGACATCGCTGAGCAACTGGGCATTGGTCGCGTGCAGGTTTCGCGCTGGCGCGAGCGCTATGTTGAGTCTGGCCTTGAAGGCATCGAACGCGACTTGCCGCGCGGCGCCCCGCCATTGAAGGTAGACGTTCAGAAGCTGGTTGAACTGACCACGCAAAGCAAGCCCATGGCAGCCACGCACTGGAGCACGCGCAAGATGGCTGCCGAGCTGGGCGTCAGCGCCAGCACCGTGATGCGGCATTGGCAAGCCAATGGGCTGAAACCGCACATCGTTCGAGGCTTCAAGGTATCGCGCGACCCAAAATTCGTTGAGAAGCTCGAAGACATCGTGGGCCTGTACATGTCTCCGCCCGAGCACGCCCTGGTGCTGTGCTGCGACGAGAAGAGCCAGGTACAGGCGCTGGACAGGACGCAGCCTGGCTTACCTCTGAAGAAGGGGCGTGCGCAGACGATGACGCACGACTACAAACGCCACGGCACGACCACGCTGTTTGCAGCGCTCAACGTGCTCGATGGGCAAGTGATCGGCCAATGCCAGCAGCGACACACTCATGCCGAGTGGCTGAAGTTCTTGCGCCAGATTGATCGCCAAACGCCCAAGGGCAAGACGCTGCACCTGATTGCCGACAACTACGCCACGCACAAGCACCCGGCGGTACAGGAGTGGCTGGCCAGGCACCCGAGGTTCAACATGCACTTCACACCGACCTCGGCGTCGTGGCTGAACATGGTCGAGCGGTTCTTCCGAGACATCTCCGAGAACCGGTTGCGCCGCGGCGTGTTCACCAGCGTGCCCGAACTCGTGACCGCCATCGGCGAATACGTCGCCCATCACAACACCGACCCCAAGCCATTCATCTGGACCAAGACCGCGCGCGACATCCTGCAGAAGGTCATTCGAGCCAACTCGCGCTTAAGTTCCAAACAGAACGGAACACTGCACTAG
- a CDS encoding relaxase/mobilization nuclease domain-containing protein has protein sequence MDERVILAGDLALTNDIIQSMDTQAERYINVTLSFKEDEVSREVLTEIVREFEAFAFAAYRPDEYNFYAEAHVPRLKSYADRRSGELVERKVHLHVVIPEVNLFTGRRLEPFGKVDRHHRFLEAFQEHINAKYGLASPKDNRRVQFTDASEMISRYKGDVFEPMNRELKAAILEALISRDVIRYEDFKALIAEFGETRTRNAGRDSEYENVKPAGAAKGVNLKEFVFSREFIELDADGKREALGRNVHAEYIETGIPRATPRHYLDALFEWNDMRAREIKYLNSGSSFYKTYQAASPTEQRRILDHREQRFHDAAGGLDERTRRSSGGPGDWREWQRQRWLEPPLAQHERRGRWRPGADHDLDTRFNRSSPSSRSPHRVRGVPGRGVDGDAARRQMLLPADALLELGNHQADRIDQLRWTGDRERAGREQLVQCSVLFGT, from the coding sequence ATGGATGAACGGGTGATTCTGGCGGGTGATCTGGCGTTGACCAACGACATCATCCAGTCGATGGACACGCAGGCGGAGCGCTACATCAACGTCACGCTGTCGTTCAAGGAGGACGAGGTCTCGCGCGAGGTGCTCACGGAGATCGTGCGTGAGTTTGAGGCGTTCGCGTTTGCTGCCTACCGGCCGGACGAATACAACTTCTATGCTGAGGCGCATGTCCCACGGCTCAAGAGCTACGCTGACCGCCGCAGTGGCGAGCTTGTCGAGCGCAAGGTCCATCTTCACGTGGTGATCCCCGAGGTGAACCTGTTCACGGGACGGCGGCTGGAGCCGTTTGGCAAGGTCGACCGGCATCACCGGTTCCTCGAAGCGTTTCAGGAGCACATCAACGCCAAATATGGGCTGGCGAGCCCGAAAGACAACCGGCGCGTGCAGTTCACCGATGCGTCGGAAATGATCAGCCGGTACAAGGGTGACGTGTTTGAGCCGATGAACCGCGAGCTGAAGGCCGCGATCCTCGAGGCACTGATTTCACGCGACGTCATCCGTTACGAGGATTTCAAGGCGCTGATTGCCGAATTCGGCGAGACCCGCACACGCAACGCTGGCCGCGACAGCGAATATGAAAACGTCAAGCCAGCAGGCGCGGCGAAGGGTGTGAACCTGAAGGAATTCGTGTTCTCGCGAGAATTCATCGAACTCGATGCCGACGGCAAGCGTGAGGCACTCGGTCGCAACGTCCATGCAGAGTACATCGAGACGGGTATCCCGCGCGCGACACCCCGGCATTATCTCGATGCGCTTTTCGAGTGGAACGATATGCGCGCGAGAGAGATCAAGTATCTCAATAGCGGTAGCAGCTTCTACAAGACATATCAGGCCGCGTCGCCGACTGAGCAGCGACGCATTCTCGACCACCGCGAACAGCGGTTCCATGACGCAGCAGGAGGACTTGATGAGCGAACACGACGAAGCAGTGGTGGACCAGGAGATTGGCGAGAGTGGCAACGACAGCGGTGGCTCGAGCCGCCGCTCGCGCAACACGAACGCCGGGGCCGGTGGCGACCCGGAGCGGATCACGACCTTGACACTCGCTTCAATCGATCCAGCCCGTCGTCCCGATCCCCACACCGTGTGCGAGGTGTGCCCGGCCGCGGTGTGGATGGCGACGCCGCGCGACGTCAAATGCTTCTGCCGGCTGATGCACTACTGGAGCTGGGAAACCACCAAGCCGACCGAATTGACCAGCTGCGATGGACTGGCGATCGCGAGCGAGCGGGAAGAGAACAGCTAGTGCAGTGTTCCGTTCTGTTTGGAACTTAA
- a CDS encoding LysR family transcriptional regulator — MQNLEPLLIFVTVAEMGSFTRAADSLGIQKGRVSTAVRKLEEDVGVRLLHRTTRSVQLTEDGRAFHARARDLLAEVDDLHSMFAGEHVALRGRLRVDLPSEVARTTIVPALPEFMATHPELELEMSSTDRQVDLVQEGFDCVLRLGPIRDETLIARPLGLLRMVNAASPAYLARHGVPRSLEDLQRQEHRAIHFSTMLGSRPYGWEYPNGDSYATLQLPGTLHVNNAQIYEAAALAGLGLIQAPLLGIGRYLESGALVEVIPDSRRRALAVSLVVAHRSNLSRRVGAFMKWIEVVLTPYLE; from the coding sequence ATGCAGAATCTCGAACCCCTCCTCATATTCGTAACGGTCGCGGAAATGGGGAGCTTCACCCGCGCGGCCGACAGCTTGGGCATCCAAAAGGGGAGGGTCTCAACGGCTGTCCGGAAGCTGGAAGAAGATGTCGGTGTCAGACTCCTGCACCGGACGACGCGAAGCGTGCAGTTGACAGAGGACGGACGTGCGTTTCATGCGCGCGCCCGCGATCTGCTTGCTGAAGTCGATGACCTGCACTCGATGTTCGCAGGCGAGCACGTGGCACTTCGCGGGCGCCTAAGGGTGGATCTTCCGTCCGAAGTGGCGCGCACCACGATCGTGCCAGCCTTGCCGGAGTTCATGGCGACTCACCCCGAGTTGGAGCTGGAGATGTCGAGTACGGATCGGCAAGTCGATCTGGTTCAAGAGGGATTCGACTGTGTATTGCGGCTTGGACCGATACGGGACGAGACGCTGATTGCCCGCCCACTGGGCCTGCTGCGCATGGTTAACGCTGCCAGTCCCGCCTATCTGGCGCGCCATGGCGTCCCTCGATCACTAGAGGATCTCCAGCGTCAGGAACATCGGGCAATTCATTTTTCGACGATGCTCGGCTCAAGACCTTATGGATGGGAATATCCGAACGGCGACAGCTACGCGACGCTTCAGTTGCCGGGTACGCTACACGTCAACAACGCGCAGATCTACGAAGCCGCTGCACTCGCCGGCCTCGGCCTGATTCAGGCGCCACTCCTGGGGATTGGCCGGTACTTAGAAAGTGGGGCGCTTGTGGAGGTTATTCCCGACTCTCGTCGCCGGGCGCTCGCCGTGTCCCTCGTCGTAGCACATCGGAGCAATCTGTCGCGCCGAGTCGGCGCATTCATGAAATGGATCGAAGTTGTGCTGACGCCGTATCTGGAATGA
- a CDS encoding DoxX family protein, whose protein sequence is MIEIMTLHRALWAGRVISAFVVIALVADGMIQLFVPAEIASMLQETGFAMDVTRVMGPIVLACAILYAIPATAVLGAILVTGYLGGAICAHVRIGELGSPPEIISLVLGALTWGGLYARNSRVRAILPLIR, encoded by the coding sequence GTGATTGAAATTATGACCTTGCATCGCGCCCTATGGGCCGGCCGGGTAATAAGCGCGTTTGTCGTTATCGCTCTGGTGGCAGACGGGATGATTCAGCTTTTTGTGCCAGCGGAGATCGCGAGCATGTTGCAGGAAACCGGGTTCGCGATGGACGTTACCCGTGTCATGGGTCCGATCGTCCTTGCCTGCGCCATCCTTTACGCCATCCCGGCTACCGCCGTCCTCGGCGCGATCCTGGTGACGGGCTATTTGGGAGGTGCCATCTGCGCCCATGTCCGCATTGGTGAGTTGGGATCGCCGCCAGAAATCATTTCGCTGGTTCTGGGCGCGTTGACATGGGGTGGCCTCTACGCGCGCAACTCCCGTGTCCGAGCCATTCTGCCGCTCATTCGTTAA